Proteins from a single region of Strix aluco isolate bStrAlu1 chromosome 5, bStrAlu1.hap1, whole genome shotgun sequence:
- the FAM107B gene encoding protein FAM107B isoform X1 → MEGDTVNKDTEPKDPYPIPRKIMAEPDYIDDDNPELIRPQKLINPVKSSRNHQDLHRELLMNQKRGLAPQNKPELQKVMEKRKRDQVIKQQKEEEAQKKKSDLEIELLKRQQKLEQLELEQQKIQEEQENAPEFVKVKGNLRRTVQEATEAPDS, encoded by the exons ATGGAAGGGG ATACTGTGAACAAGGACACTGAACCCAAAGATCCATATCCCATTCCAAGAAAGATTATGGCTGAACCAGACTACATAGATGATGACAATCCTGAGTTAATTAGACCTCAAAAATTAATTAATCCTGTTAAGTCATCACGGAATCATCAGGATCTCCATAGAGAGCTGCTTATGAATCAGAAAAG GGGTCTTGCACCTCAGAACAAACCAGAGCTACAGAAGGTGATGGAGAAGAGGAAACGAGATCAAGTtattaaacaacaaaaagaagaggaagcacaaaagaagaaatcagaCCTGGAAATAGAGCTACTGAAACGGCAGCAGAAACTGGAGCAG CTGGAACTGGAGCAACAGAAGATACAGGAAGAGCAGGAAAATGCACCTGAATTTGTCAAAGTCAAGGGCAACTTGAGGAGGACGGTCCAGGAAGCAACGGAAGCACCAGACTCCTAG
- the FAM107B gene encoding protein FAM107B isoform X2, protein MAEPDYIDDDNPELIRPQKLINPVKSSRNHQDLHRELLMNQKRGLAPQNKPELQKVMEKRKRDQVIKQQKEEEAQKKKSDLEIELLKRQQKLEQLELEQQKIQEEQENAPEFVKVKGNLRRTVQEATEAPDS, encoded by the exons ATGGCTGAACCAGACTACATAGATGATGACAATCCTGAGTTAATTAGACCTCAAAAATTAATTAATCCTGTTAAGTCATCACGGAATCATCAGGATCTCCATAGAGAGCTGCTTATGAATCAGAAAAG GGGTCTTGCACCTCAGAACAAACCAGAGCTACAGAAGGTGATGGAGAAGAGGAAACGAGATCAAGTtattaaacaacaaaaagaagaggaagcacaaaagaagaaatcagaCCTGGAAATAGAGCTACTGAAACGGCAGCAGAAACTGGAGCAG CTGGAACTGGAGCAACAGAAGATACAGGAAGAGCAGGAAAATGCACCTGAATTTGTCAAAGTCAAGGGCAACTTGAGGAGGACGGTCCAGGAAGCAACGGAAGCACCAGACTCCTAG